A region from the Drosophila ananassae strain 14024-0371.13 chromosome 2L, ASM1763931v2, whole genome shotgun sequence genome encodes:
- the LOC6505921 gene encoding cilia- and flagella-associated protein 58, whose translation MSKASGSEDEPLVPDDFDDDFYKELCDKIPEATKALRQKDTPNNADNVQRLLICGSRYKSDLRMEKERCQELRKEIEGLEERLEHAARVSKMDMATIEELRGVIEGAWRQKDAAQIREQSAQDEVLSLREKLDEAEAMIVHLNEKRIAMSKRDDGKERERLTAEINDLNKRLQLQRTYCSELDSTIEGLEAKNKELVKLLDETSSDAINLKRKSDALTKELSTMKSEESRYQEQISQMKSANEHLTKVKVRQNLQILSLKTNLEHLNTQHNATNNKLAKITVDLEYTVQERDKNKRALNQRINLLKVREDELIKVRQDNGKLAKSQETIARKYSGLDEAKREVEQENTRLKTQLGTQDKELESMRRVVHHFEKNNENLTKERDCLRRDLQTTHQHLDHSCAQHQESQHEVRALKDTISSMDIKLKKLNEDATKLKKEKTKKMDEIQHWIDKLDALQNEVHLKENYEIELKRTISDLETKCSKFQQQHDVLANERQTLQRNVQAADEERQKLRDQLVNLQAVVEKLKGKIGYRDAELSKLQLQIDRMEKERRLMRNDIRHAQLGQQHTKAELLDKRKENDRHAKSLQEDEQKLTRLRKDVDNLMNEKNAISAALTKRNEEYDQLKHSLANLQTVYDQAQRQCSQSQDDIRLMGIEIKNLRTERDVLRADRESAADLRQELLQMHRMLNQERIKARALQDEMVTPMNVHRWRLLSGKDPEKMDLLGRIAILRKQLLQQNVAALEQERALNEAQQLYAALREFMLKLPSHKVRAELNSVKATLSAKDRKLKILKAELSAREADEKSKKQKLEEMRVNLAMTKTQLLEEKKHKQKLIEERQLLDQMHCYSAPAQLPRTLGAGFKMAGNLI comes from the exons atgtCGAAGGCGTCGGGATCTGAAGATGAGCCTTTGGTTCCAGATGACTTTGATGATGATTTCTACAAGGAGCTCTGCGACAAGATACCCGAG GCCACTAAAGCCTTGCGGCAAAAGGATACTCCCAACAACGCCGACAATGTCCAGCGGTTACTTATCTGTGGCAGCCGCTACAAGAGCGATCTGCGCATGGAGAAGGAGCGGTGCCAGGAGCTGCGAAAGGAGATCGAGGGCCTCGAAGAGCGATTGGAGCATGCGGCTCGTGTGAGCAAAATGGACATGGCCACTATTGAAGAGCTGCGTGGTGTGATAG AGGGCGCTTGGAGGCAAAAGGATGCCGCCCAAATCCGTGAACAGTCTGCCCAAGACGAGGTTTTGAGTCTTCGGGAGAAGCTGGACGAAGCCGAGGCGATGATAGTCCATCTCAACGAAAAACGAATCGCTATGAGCAAGAGAGATGACGGCAAGGAGCGGGAACGCCTCACCGCCGAGATAAATGACCTCAATAAACGCCTGCAATTGCAAAGGACATACTGCTCCGAACTGGATAGCACCATTGAAGGTTTGGAGGCCAAGAACAAAGAGCTGGTGAAGCTGCTAGAT GAAACCTCCAGCGACGCCATTAACCTGAAACGGAAAAGTGATGCTTTAACCAAGGAGCTCTCAACAATGAAATCGGAGGAATCTCGATACCAGGAGCAAATCTCCCAAATGAAATCCGCCAACGAGCACTTGACCAAAGTAAAAGTGCGACAAAATCTACAGATTCTGTCGCTCAAAACGAATCTGGAGCACTTAAACACCCAGCACAATGCCACCAATAACAAGCTGGCGAAGATTACCGTCGATCTGGAATACACGGTGCAGGAAAGGGACAAGAACAAAAGAGCCCTGAATCAGCGAATAAATTTACTCAAAGTTCGGGAGGATGAGTTGATTAAAGTGCGTCAGGACAATGGAAAGCTGGCCAAGTCCCAGGAGACAATAGCCCGAAAATATTCGGGTCTAGATGAAGCCAAAAGGGAGGTGGAACAGGAGAACACAAGACTAAA AACCCAACTTGGCACCCAGGACAAGGAGTTGGAATCTATGCGAAGAGTAGTCCATCACTTCGAGAAGAACAACGAGAATCTAACCAAGGAGAGGGACTGTTTGAGGCGCGACCTCCAGACCACGCACCAGCACCTTGATCACAGCTGCGCCCAACACCAGGAGTCGCAGCATGAGGTTCGAGCCCTCAAGGACACCATCAGCAGCATGGACATTAAGCTGAAGAAGCTCAACGAGGATGCCACCAAACTGAAGAAggagaaaaccaaaaaaatggaCGAAATACAGCATTGGATAGACAAGCTGGACGCTTTGCAAA ATGAAGTGCATTTGAAGGAAAACTATGAAATCGAATTGAAGCGCACAATCAGCGACTTGGAGACCAAGTGCTCCAAGTTCCAGCAACAACACGATGTCCTGGCTAACGAGAGGCAGACCCTGCAAAGGAACGTCCAGGCGGCCGATGAGGAGCGACAGAAATTGCGCGACCAGCTGGTCAACCTACAGGCGGTTGTGGAGAAACTGAAGGGAAAGATTGGCTACCGGGATGCGGAACTGTCGAAACTGCAGCTCCAAATAGATCGCATGGAAAAGGAACGTCGTCTGATGCGGAACGACATCCGACACGCCCAGCTGGGTCAACAGCACACCAAGGCTGAGCTGCTGGACAAGCGCAAAGAGAACGACCGACATGCCAAGTCCCTCCAGGAAGATGAGCAAAAACTCACTCGCCTGCGAAAAGATGTGGACAATCTGATGAATGAGAAGAACGCGATCAGCGCGGCACTCACCAAGCGGAACGAGGAGTATGACCAGCTAAAGCATAGTCTGGCGAACCTTCAAACGGTCTACGACCAAGCCCAGAGGCAGTGCAGCCAGTCCCAGGACGATATTCGTCTGATGGGCATTGAAATCAAGAACCTGCGAACGGAGAGAGACGTTTTGAGGGCGGATCGGGAGAGCGCGGCAGATCTGCGGCAGGAGCTTCTCCAAATGCACCGAATGCTCAACCAGGAGCGAATCAAGGCACGGGCCCTGCAGGACGAGATGGTCACCCCAATGAATGTGCACCGCTGGCGTCTGCTCAGCGGAAAGGATCCGGAGAAAATGGACCTGCTAGGACGCATCGCCATCCTGCGCAAGCAGTTGCTGCAACAAAATGTGGCAGCTTTGGAGCAGGAACGAGCTTTGAACGAAGCTCAGCAGTTGTACGCCGCGCTCCGAGAGTTCATGCTCAAGCTACCCAGTCACAAGGTTCGGGCGGAGCTAAATAGTGTCAAG GCCACGCTGTCCGCCAAGGACCGCAAGCTAAAAATCCTTAAAGCCGAGTTGAGTGCCAGGGAAGCGGACGAAAAGTCTAAGAAGCAGAAACTGGAGGAGATGCGGGTGAATCTGGCCATGACCAAGACCCAATTGCTGGAGGAAAAGAAGCACAAGCAGAAACTCATCGAGGAGCGGCAGTTGCTGGACCAGATGCATTGCTACTCAGCTCCAGCTCAACTCCCAAGAACTCTGGGGGCGGGTTTCAAGATGGctggaaatttaatttaa
- the LOC6505919 gene encoding palmitoyltransferase ZDHHC16 yields MARITWRGHSSQELLSMCRLRWSYMKHCWHSLTFNAHMNSSYASDVCLTPIFWFVDNYTHCLGPFFVVGVAALTTSVVSIAYWIGLPFWLAKSQLMTVFLLIVGNWLLLNVVFHYIMAVITPPGYPPEGVSLVEAVSMCGKCISPKPPRTHHCSVCNRCILKMDHHCPWLNNCVGYANHRYFFLYMMYTTMGCLFLILFGLEIGYKYLWLDHGDNWTEVEPLEGQPVKFNLSGHIIPVTHPNEYDDFMMPPAVHNLPTPMVDLDAPSPGRRRALWFMAFTNVAVVMALGTLCTWHAKLITRGETSVEAHINEAERKRLLQQQRIYINPYNFGTKKNWKLFLGLVRGRSFWRTVLLPSWHKPEGTGLSFHTVHDAPFEDEWP; encoded by the exons CGCTGACCTTTAATGCCCACATGAACTCCTCCTATGCCTCGGATGTGTGCCTGACCCCCATATTCTGGTTCGTGGACAACTACACCCACTGCTTGGGACCG ttttttgtgGTGGGAGTGGCTGCCTTGACCACTTCAGTCGTGAGCATTGCCTACTGGATTGGACTGCCCTTCTGGTTGGCCAAAAGCCAGCTCATGACGGTGTTCCTGCTCATTGTGGGGAACTGGCTACTTCTGAATGTGGTCTTCCATTATATTATGGCCGTGATTACCCCACCTGGGTATCCACCCGAAGGAGTGTCTTTGGTGGAGGCAGTCAGCATGTGCGGCAAATGTATATCCCCGAAGCCGCCCAGAACCCATCACTGTTCCGTGTGCAATCGCTGCATCCTTAAAATGGATCACCACTGTC CTTGGCTGAACAATTGCGTGGGCTATGCAAACCATCGATATTTTTTCCTATACATGATGTACACTACCATGGGTTGCCTGTTTCTCATACTGTTTGGTCTAGAGATTGGCTATAAATATCTATGGCTGGACCATGGTGACAACTGGACTGAAGTGGAGCCTCTAGAAGGGCAGCCGGTAAAATTTAACCTTAGTGGGCATATTATTCCAGTG ACCCATCCGAATGAATACGATGATTTTATGATGCCACCAGCCGTGCATAACCTTCCAACTCCCATGGTGGACCTGGATGCACCTTCGCCAGGTCGTCGGAGAGCCCTGTGGTTCATGGCCTTTACAAACGTGGCCGTGGTGATGGCCTTGGGCACTCTGTGCACCTGGCACGCCAAGCTCATCACCCGGGGAGAAACAAGTGTGGAAGCTCACATCAATGAAGCAGAGAGGAAGAGACTCCTCCAACAGCAACGCATTTACATCAACCCCTACAACTTCGGCACCAAAAAGAACTGGAAATTGTTTCTGGGTTTGGTGAGGGGCAG ATCCTTTTGGCGAACTGTTCTGCTGCCGTCTTGGCACAAGCCCGAAGGCACTGGGCTTAGTTTCCACACGGTTCACGATGCTCCCTTCGAGGACGAGTGGCCGTAG